Proteins encoded by one window of Streptococcus sanguinis:
- a CDS encoding cobalt-precorrin-8 methylmutase, giving the protein MSYLKAAHKIEEASFSKIQEIIDQEHPDIHFSDPFEEAVLKRVVFTSADFDYLYNIKFSNQVIEKILYVLRNKGTIFTDTTMVLGGFNKKLLDDLGVSYRCLVNEPAIFKEAKEKGITRSMAAVEYSAKVDGPKLFVFGNAPTSIFKVLDMVEEGSLQPDAVVGVPVGFVGAAESKLKLHESSVPSIAALGQKGGSTIAAAVVNAILYQLKLDTTDYERYSVSDKKQTPEKGEG; this is encoded by the coding sequence ATGTCCTATCTAAAAGCAGCGCATAAGATTGAAGAAGCTAGTTTCAGCAAGATTCAGGAAATTATTGACCAAGAGCATCCAGATATTCATTTTTCGGATCCTTTTGAAGAGGCAGTGCTCAAGCGGGTTGTCTTTACCAGTGCAGACTTTGACTACCTCTACAATATCAAGTTTTCCAATCAGGTTATTGAGAAGATTCTCTACGTCCTCCGAAACAAGGGCACCATTTTTACAGATACAACCATGGTCTTGGGCGGTTTTAATAAGAAATTGCTGGATGATCTAGGTGTTTCTTATCGCTGTCTGGTCAATGAGCCAGCAATCTTTAAGGAAGCTAAGGAGAAAGGAATCACTCGCTCCATGGCTGCTGTGGAATATTCGGCTAAAGTGGATGGTCCAAAGCTATTTGTCTTTGGGAATGCTCCAACGTCTATCTTCAAGGTTTTGGATATGGTCGAAGAGGGGAGCTTGCAGCCGGATGCGGTTGTCGGAGTTCCAGTCGGCTTTGTCGGAGCGGCAGAATCCAAGCTCAAACTGCATGAAAGTTCGGTGCCTTCTATCGCAGCACTGGGTCAAAAGGGCGGCAGTACCATCGCAGCAGCTGTGGTCAATGCCATTCTCTACCAGCTCAAGCTCGACACTACAGACTATGAGCGTTATAGTGTTTCAGATAAAAAGCAGACTCCGGAGAAAGGAGAGGGCTAA
- a CDS encoding decarboxylating cobalt-precorrin-6B (C(15))-methyltransferase: protein MRDSEFIRAKVPMTKEEVRAISLDKLELHRAKRMLDVGSGTGSVTIQAARTYPELEVVAVERNEDAVALTQENIQHFGCHNVRLHQGLAPIELEGSFDAIFVGGTGGNMQEIFDWCAQLMEPGGRLVLNFILLENALEAAQIAEQMDWEDLEIVSVQASRWTAIGKGHYFKPQNPTIIVSCKKKEREAN from the coding sequence ATGAGGGATTCGGAATTTATCAGGGCTAAAGTCCCTATGACTAAGGAAGAAGTCAGAGCCATCAGTTTGGATAAGTTGGAGCTGCATCGAGCCAAGCGCATGCTGGATGTCGGCTCTGGAACTGGCAGTGTCACGATTCAGGCAGCCCGAACCTATCCAGAACTGGAAGTGGTGGCAGTGGAGCGCAATGAAGATGCGGTGGCCTTGACGCAGGAGAATATCCAGCACTTTGGCTGCCACAATGTCCGTCTCCATCAAGGACTGGCTCCGATTGAGCTGGAAGGCAGCTTTGATGCCATTTTTGTCGGAGGAACCGGGGGCAATATGCAGGAGATTTTCGACTGGTGTGCCCAGCTCATGGAGCCGGGCGGCCGGCTGGTCTTGAACTTTATCCTGCTGGAGAATGCTCTGGAAGCAGCTCAAATAGCGGAGCAGATGGACTGGGAGGATTTAGAGATTGTCTCGGTTCAGGCTAGTCGCTGGACAGCTATAGGCAAGGGGCACTACTTCAAGCCCCAAAATCCGACTATTATCGTTTCCTGTAAGAAAAAAGAAAGAGAGGCTAATTGA
- the cbiD gene encoding cobalt-precorrin-5B (C(1))-methyltransferase CbiD: MMDEYAYVNGKKLRKGFTTGTCATAATVAALSMILNQEREEKVTVHTASGVEVTMDVHNPSFGPEEATAAIEKDGGDDADATHGLLIYSTVTLLPDQTEIEIDGGQGVGRVTEKGLACDVGMAAINPTPRRMIEQHVREIIGPNCGARVIISVPGGEETAKLTYNSRLGIVGGISILGTTGIVNPMSEDSWKASITIELTMLYNQGHRSVVLVPGNYGEDFATNTVGIPAGRIVNMSNFVGHVLKEVQRIGFTKVLMIGHMGKFVKVAAGIFSTHSKDSDARMETLVANLALMGAPIELLEKVDKCLTTEAAGTAIKEFSYEGVYQVLADKIKARSERLLRYRKPEVNIEVVVFGTEEGYLASTQPLEQIKEEWT; the protein is encoded by the coding sequence ATGATGGATGAATACGCTTATGTCAATGGAAAGAAATTAAGAAAAGGTTTTACAACTGGTACTTGTGCGACGGCAGCGACTGTTGCAGCCTTGAGTATGATTCTAAATCAGGAAAGGGAAGAAAAGGTCACTGTTCATACGGCTTCAGGTGTGGAAGTGACCATGGATGTCCATAATCCTTCCTTTGGACCAGAAGAAGCGACAGCGGCCATTGAAAAAGATGGCGGTGATGATGCGGATGCGACACACGGTCTCTTGATTTATTCGACCGTGACCCTTCTGCCAGATCAGACGGAAATTGAGATTGACGGCGGTCAGGGCGTTGGGCGCGTGACCGAGAAGGGGCTGGCCTGTGATGTCGGCATGGCAGCCATCAATCCGACTCCTAGACGGATGATTGAGCAGCATGTCCGTGAGATTATCGGTCCCAACTGTGGGGCGAGGGTCATCATTTCTGTTCCTGGTGGGGAAGAAACGGCCAAGCTGACCTATAATTCCAGACTAGGTATTGTCGGTGGCATTTCAATTTTAGGAACGACAGGGATTGTCAATCCTATGTCCGAGGATAGCTGGAAGGCATCCATCACGATCGAGTTAACCATGCTCTACAATCAAGGGCATCGCTCAGTCGTCTTGGTACCGGGGAATTACGGTGAAGATTTTGCTACTAATACTGTGGGGATTCCAGCTGGGCGCATCGTCAATATGAGTAACTTTGTCGGCCATGTCCTCAAAGAAGTGCAGCGCATCGGCTTTACCAAGGTTTTGATGATCGGTCACATGGGCAAGTTTGTCAAAGTGGCGGCTGGGATTTTCTCTACCCACAGCAAGGACTCGGATGCTCGTATGGAAACGCTGGTGGCCAATCTAGCCCTGATGGGGGCGCCTATTGAGCTGCTGGAAAAGGTTGACAAGTGCTTGACGACAGAGGCAGCTGGAACAGCCATTAAGGAATTTTCTTATGAGGGTGTCTATCAGGTATTGGCGGATAAGATTAAGGCTAGAAGTGAGCGTCTGCTTCGCTATCGTAAGCCAGAAGTCAATATTGAAGTGGTCGTCTTTGGGACTGAGGAAGGCTATTTGGCATCAACTCAGCCTTTAGAGCAGATAAAGGAGGAATGGACATGA
- the cobA gene encoding uroporphyrinogen-III C-methyltransferase: protein MSGLVTLLGAGPGDAELLSLKGKRRLQEADVLVFDRLVNQELFQHLKSDCEKIDVGKKPGQPCIRQEEIEKILIEKARQGKRVVRLKSGDPYIFGRGGEEGVKLVEAGVDFEVVPGITSAVAGLTYAGIPMTYRDVATSFHVFTAHLKDETEMLNWEAISKLKGTLVFLMGMKNLPTIVQELTARGYGKDKPAAIVEWGTHPQQRSVDGTLGNIVELAEAKDFKAPSVIVVGDVVAYRQQLNFHENLPLFGRKILIQQSETGRLPRLLKDAGAALTTFPARDLVEELELPLPDLEQVDGLLFADMQSWPLFLKALRKAGKDLRSLPHIRFAAIGHHTAKSIEASGIVLDRMTPQQSDRDFAAALEKEGGNWYILTAEHKKASLAELYSLPIIASHRLTFDSQINSDNWSEIEVVCLPNSAAAMNFVAASQEAGYDWKDVPIVVMGASTRAVLAEAGFSKIVETDEATIASIVDKCREIL from the coding sequence ATGTCCGGTTTAGTAACATTACTGGGAGCAGGTCCAGGCGATGCGGAGTTGTTGAGTCTCAAAGGCAAGAGACGGCTTCAAGAAGCAGATGTCTTGGTCTTTGACCGCTTGGTCAATCAAGAGCTCTTTCAGCATCTAAAGTCTGACTGCGAAAAGATAGATGTGGGTAAAAAGCCAGGCCAGCCCTGCATCCGACAGGAAGAGATTGAAAAGATTCTCATCGAAAAAGCCCGTCAGGGCAAGCGGGTAGTCCGCCTCAAGAGCGGTGATCCCTATATCTTTGGCCGAGGCGGAGAAGAAGGAGTCAAGCTGGTGGAAGCTGGCGTGGACTTTGAAGTGGTGCCAGGTATCACCTCTGCTGTGGCTGGTCTGACCTATGCAGGGATTCCTATGACTTATCGGGATGTAGCGACTAGCTTCCATGTCTTTACAGCCCATCTCAAGGATGAGACAGAAATGCTCAACTGGGAAGCAATTTCTAAGCTCAAAGGAACTCTGGTCTTCCTCATGGGCATGAAAAATCTGCCTACCATCGTCCAAGAGCTGACGGCTAGAGGCTATGGCAAGGACAAGCCAGCCGCCATCGTTGAATGGGGAACCCATCCTCAGCAGCGCTCGGTAGACGGAACCTTGGGCAACATAGTCGAACTAGCAGAAGCTAAGGACTTTAAGGCACCGAGTGTCATCGTGGTAGGTGATGTCGTAGCCTATAGACAGCAGCTGAATTTCCATGAGAATCTGCCGCTTTTCGGTCGGAAAATCCTTATCCAACAGTCAGAGACTGGCAGACTTCCTCGCTTGCTCAAGGATGCTGGAGCTGCGCTGACCACTTTCCCAGCTCGAGATTTGGTTGAAGAGTTAGAATTGCCTCTGCCGGATTTGGAGCAGGTAGATGGCCTCCTCTTTGCAGATATGCAGAGCTGGCCGCTCTTCTTGAAAGCCCTCCGCAAGGCAGGCAAAGATTTGCGCAGTCTGCCGCACATCCGCTTTGCAGCTATTGGTCATCATACGGCTAAATCTATCGAAGCGAGCGGCATTGTGCTGGATCGGATGACGCCACAGCAGTCGGATAGGGATTTTGCAGCTGCTCTTGAAAAAGAAGGCGGCAACTGGTATATTCTGACAGCCGAGCATAAAAAAGCCAGTCTAGCAGAACTCTATTCGCTGCCGATTATTGCTAGCCACAGGTTGACCTTTGACAGTCAGATTAACAGTGACAATTGGTCAGAGATTGAAGTAGTCTGTCTCCCGAACTCTGCTGCAGCCATGAACTTTGTAGCAGCTAGTCAAGAAGCTGGATATGACTGGAAGGATGTTCCAATCGTTGTCATGGGTGCTAGCACGCGGGCTGTTTTAGCAGAAGCAGGCTTTAGCAAGATTGTTGAGACGGATGAAGCGACTATTGCTTCCATCGTTGACAAATGTCGGGAAATTCTCTGA
- a CDS encoding sirohydrochlorin cobaltochelatase — MSKAIVVVSFGTTYPETRRKTIEACEQAIQERFPDYPVHRAFTSNVVRRRIKKQEGLDIPTVKEVLEQLLEAGTEEVYIQPLHVILGSEYEKILTQAKEFESAFKKLVVAKPLLNSQEDYEAVKDILLERYGHEGQDAATVLMGHGSQHYAFTAYAALDHMLKGSSVYVGCVESYPPVELIEQELKKDGVREVHLAPFMLVAGDHATNDMSSDEEGSWYRFFKEQGYEVKAHLVGLGEYPEVQQLYIQHLEEIIE, encoded by the coding sequence ATGAGTAAAGCTATAGTAGTAGTCAGTTTCGGAACGACCTATCCCGAGACCAGACGCAAAACAATCGAGGCCTGTGAGCAGGCTATTCAGGAGCGTTTTCCAGACTATCCGGTCCACCGAGCTTTTACATCCAATGTCGTTAGACGGCGGATTAAGAAGCAGGAAGGACTGGATATTCCTACGGTCAAAGAGGTTTTGGAGCAGCTCCTGGAAGCGGGTACTGAAGAGGTCTATATCCAGCCTCTCCATGTCATTTTGGGCAGCGAGTATGAGAAGATTCTTACCCAAGCCAAAGAGTTTGAATCGGCTTTTAAAAAGCTAGTCGTTGCCAAGCCTCTGCTCAACAGTCAGGAAGACTATGAGGCTGTCAAGGATATTCTGCTGGAACGGTATGGCCATGAGGGTCAGGATGCAGCAACAGTTTTGATGGGCCACGGCAGCCAGCATTATGCTTTTACAGCTTATGCAGCCTTGGATCATATGCTGAAGGGAAGCTCAGTCTATGTCGGCTGTGTAGAGAGCTATCCTCCGGTTGAGCTGATTGAGCAGGAACTGAAGAAAGATGGCGTCCGAGAAGTGCATCTGGCACCGTTCATGCTGGTAGCAGGCGACCATGCGACCAATGATATGAGCTCAGATGAGGAAGGTTCTTGGTATCGCTTCTTTAAGGAGCAGGGATATGAGGTTAAGGCCCATCTAGTTGGTCTGGGCGAATATCCTGAAGTTCAGCAGCTCTACATCCAGCATTTAGAAGAAATCATCGAATAG
- the cobJ gene encoding precorrin-3B C(17)-methyltransferase, producing the protein MLYVIGLGPGKEELMSQEALAAIADCEIIVGYSTYMRLILDLVKDKELVANGMRQEIDRCQKAIDLARETGKNVGVVSSGDAGVYGMAGLILELLGDASDVEVKVVPGITASLGAAAVMGAPLMNDFCHISLSDLMTPWEMIEKRLHAAAQGDFVVCLYNPRSKGRPDHLTKALSIMSEYKSEDTIVGIGKDIGRKDEEIILTTIKDLDETLVDMTTIVIVGNKETYVKNGRMITPRGYTL; encoded by the coding sequence ATGTTATACGTTATCGGATTAGGCCCAGGTAAAGAAGAATTGATGTCACAAGAAGCATTGGCTGCTATAGCAGATTGTGAAATTATCGTCGGCTACTCGACTTATATGAGGTTGATTCTTGATTTGGTCAAGGACAAGGAGCTCGTAGCGAATGGAATGCGCCAGGAAATCGACCGTTGTCAAAAGGCCATTGATTTGGCTAGAGAGACTGGCAAAAATGTCGGAGTTGTTTCCAGTGGAGATGCCGGAGTCTATGGAATGGCTGGCTTGATTTTAGAATTGCTGGGAGATGCCAGTGATGTAGAAGTTAAGGTGGTTCCAGGTATTACAGCTAGTCTGGGTGCTGCTGCAGTTATGGGTGCTCCCCTCATGAACGACTTCTGTCATATCAGTCTGAGTGACTTGATGACGCCTTGGGAAATGATTGAGAAGCGTCTGCATGCCGCAGCTCAAGGTGACTTTGTAGTCTGCCTTTACAACCCTCGGAGTAAGGGACGTCCAGACCATCTGACAAAAGCACTTTCTATCATGTCTGAGTACAAGTCAGAGGATACCATTGTCGGTATCGGTAAGGACATTGGCCGTAAGGATGAGGAAATCATCTTGACGACTATCAAAGACTTGGATGAGACTTTAGTAGATATGACGACAATCGTTATCGTTGGTAACAAAGAAACTTATGTTAAAAACGGACGCATGATCACACCTCGAGGATATACTTTATGA
- the cbiG gene encoding cobalt-precorrin 5A hydrolase produces the protein MLSDSQARYAIATVTAVGKDLALTLREKLGKEIPIYTTPRLADDRVIAIEGRVVEALGQLFQEVDVLICIMAIGAVVRAIAPVLKDKASDPAVVVMDEKATNVISLLSGHLGGANQVTRDIAELLGSNPVITTATDVQNVTALDSLAQSVNGWRPELREFIKPFNSYLGSGRTVYFYQEKDWVTDLRGLTLVDEEGLAAVLKGTEPLILLTAEKKDIQRENLALIYPQPYILGVGARKDVAPAVFREGFEEFCQQQGISASEISKIVSIDVKKDEAAILALAEELGCPFETFSKEELSVVADRYPQSEFVKKTVGVGSVALASADLASQGQVLTERFAKNGCTYALAKAITKK, from the coding sequence ATGCTAAGTGATTCTCAAGCCCGCTACGCAATCGCAACAGTGACAGCGGTTGGCAAGGACTTGGCTCTGACTCTGCGGGAGAAGCTGGGCAAGGAAATCCCTATCTATACGACGCCTCGATTGGCAGATGACAGGGTCATCGCCATCGAAGGACGAGTGGTTGAGGCGCTTGGTCAGCTCTTTCAGGAAGTGGATGTTCTCATTTGTATCATGGCTATCGGGGCAGTTGTACGAGCTATTGCACCAGTCTTGAAAGACAAGGCGAGCGACCCCGCTGTGGTTGTCATGGATGAGAAAGCGACGAATGTCATCAGCCTGCTGAGCGGACATCTAGGCGGAGCCAATCAAGTGACGCGAGACATCGCAGAATTGCTCGGTTCCAATCCTGTTATCACGACAGCGACAGATGTGCAGAATGTAACAGCTCTGGACAGTCTGGCCCAATCAGTCAATGGCTGGAGGCCGGAATTGAGAGAATTCATCAAACCTTTCAACAGCTATCTAGGCAGCGGCCGAACCGTCTATTTCTATCAGGAAAAGGACTGGGTTACCGACCTTCGAGGTCTGACTCTGGTGGATGAGGAAGGACTTGCAGCTGTTCTCAAGGGAACGGAACCGTTGATTCTGCTGACTGCAGAAAAAAAGGACATTCAAAGAGAAAATCTGGCTCTCATCTATCCTCAACCTTATATCTTAGGAGTTGGTGCTAGAAAGGATGTGGCTCCTGCTGTCTTCCGAGAAGGCTTTGAGGAATTTTGTCAGCAGCAGGGGATTTCTGCCAGCGAGATTTCCAAAATCGTCAGCATTGATGTCAAGAAGGATGAAGCAGCTATTCTAGCCTTAGCTGAGGAATTGGGCTGTCCCTTTGAGACCTTTAGCAAGGAGGAGCTGTCTGTCGTAGCAGATCGCTACCCTCAGTCAGAATTTGTCAAAAAGACAGTCGGAGTCGGCAGTGTCGCCTTGGCCAGCGCAGATCTGGCCAGTCAGGGTCAAGTCCTGACTGAGCGCTTTGCCAAGAACGGCTGTACCTATGCGCTTGCAAAAGCAATAACCAAAAAGTAA
- a CDS encoding cobalt-precorrin-7 (C(5))-methyltransferase: protein MDMIYVIGIGPGDPSYGLLGQEAYFEKADRILGSERHLEILPPAYRDKGLVPPKKLAALAELLESFGEDEEILYLASGDPLIYGLGKWLSEKFKGRVVISPGISAMQYLASRIALPMNDAYLTSSHAKVPNFDLIMSLSKVFMVTDQKVGPYEIAQEAVKRGLDKVLVIGEQLSYEDERITILPASEVEDREYEMNVVVVLDEGFGIYQG, encoded by the coding sequence ATGGACATGATTTATGTTATCGGAATTGGTCCGGGAGATCCGAGCTATGGTCTTCTGGGACAGGAAGCCTATTTTGAGAAGGCTGACCGTATTTTGGGCAGTGAACGCCATCTGGAAATTTTACCACCTGCTTATCGGGATAAGGGCCTGGTCCCTCCTAAAAAATTGGCTGCGTTAGCAGAATTGCTGGAAAGCTTTGGTGAGGATGAGGAAATTCTATATCTGGCCTCAGGCGACCCGCTGATTTACGGCTTGGGCAAATGGCTGTCAGAGAAGTTCAAGGGGCGTGTGGTTATCTCGCCGGGTATCAGCGCCATGCAGTATCTGGCCAGCAGAATTGCCCTGCCTATGAACGATGCTTACCTGACGAGCAGTCATGCTAAGGTGCCTAACTTTGACTTGATTATGAGTTTGTCAAAAGTCTTTATGGTGACGGATCAGAAAGTTGGCCCCTACGAGATTGCTCAAGAGGCCGTTAAAAGAGGTTTGGATAAGGTGCTGGTCATTGGTGAGCAGCTGAGTTATGAAGACGAGCGTATTACCATTCTGCCTGCGAGTGAGGTAGAAGATAGAGAATATGAAATGAATGTGGTGGTGGTGTTAGATGAGGGATTCGGAATTTATCAGGGCTAA
- a CDS encoding cobalt-precorrin-8 methylmutase, translating into MTYIQNPSSIEEKSFQIIQSMITEKDPDYVFHSEMEESIIKRAIHTTGDFDYLYTMRFEHDVLKKIEEVIRAKGTILLDSNISLNGINKRVLDQLGVGYRCLISDEEVVALAKEKQITRAMAAVEIAAKIEGPKVFAFGGAPTALSYLIELAEQGLVEADAVIGVPVGFINVEESKEELLQSGLPALVNLGRKGGSTIVVAIINAIIYQLREVVTDDYVRYSTPSSKEGGKN; encoded by the coding sequence ATGACATATATCCAAAACCCTTCCTCTATTGAGGAAAAGAGCTTTCAAATTATTCAGTCTATGATTACTGAAAAAGATCCTGATTATGTCTTCCATTCGGAAATGGAAGAATCTATTATCAAGAGGGCTATCCATACGACGGGAGATTTTGATTATCTCTATACCATGCGCTTTGAGCACGATGTCCTTAAAAAAATTGAAGAGGTAATCAGAGCTAAGGGGACTATCCTGCTAGACTCTAATATCTCACTCAATGGGATTAACAAGCGCGTGCTGGACCAGCTGGGTGTGGGCTACCGCTGTTTGATTAGCGATGAAGAAGTGGTTGCGCTTGCCAAGGAAAAGCAGATTACCAGAGCTATGGCGGCTGTTGAGATAGCAGCCAAGATTGAAGGACCTAAAGTGTTTGCCTTCGGTGGTGCTCCTACGGCTCTGTCTTATCTGATTGAGCTGGCGGAGCAGGGACTGGTAGAAGCGGATGCAGTGATTGGGGTTCCAGTCGGCTTTATCAATGTCGAAGAATCCAAAGAAGAACTGCTTCAGTCAGGTCTTCCTGCCCTTGTCAATCTCGGCAGAAAAGGTGGCAGCACGATTGTAGTAGCCATTATCAATGCCATTATCTATCAGCTGAGAGAAGTGGTGACGGACGACTATGTCCGCTACTCTACACCATCCAGTAAAGAAGGAGGAAAGAACTAG
- a CDS encoding cobalt-factor II C(20)-methyltransferase translates to MAKFYGIGVGPGDSELVTVKASRLLEDLDILYTPEAKKGSKSFALGIAEPYLKEHLEIKQRHFPMVLSNSTKEVQWQAISAEIAEDVRSGKNVGFITLGDPMVYSTYSYLLALLEKEIDCQTIPGITSFCSMASELGQPLIMDEESLAVMPATASAEKIEAALELHDSIVIMKVANHLDTVLPLLEKLGLLQQTFMVSNSSTDKQQTLLGLDGITPETKLPYFTTFLVKKKIF, encoded by the coding sequence ATGGCGAAATTTTACGGAATTGGTGTGGGACCGGGTGATAGTGAGCTAGTCACGGTCAAGGCCAGTCGGCTTTTGGAAGACTTAGATATTCTCTATACACCAGAGGCTAAGAAGGGAAGCAAGAGCTTTGCATTAGGCATTGCAGAACCCTATCTGAAAGAGCATCTGGAAATCAAGCAGCGGCATTTCCCTATGGTCCTTTCCAATTCGACCAAGGAAGTCCAGTGGCAGGCTATCTCTGCTGAAATCGCAGAGGATGTGAGGTCTGGCAAGAATGTCGGTTTTATCACACTGGGGGATCCCATGGTCTATAGCACTTACAGTTACCTGCTGGCCCTGCTGGAAAAGGAAATCGACTGTCAGACTATCCCTGGTATCACCTCTTTCTGCAGCATGGCTTCTGAGCTAGGTCAGCCCCTGATCATGGATGAGGAGTCTCTGGCGGTCATGCCGGCTACAGCTTCTGCTGAGAAGATCGAGGCGGCGCTTGAGCTGCATGACTCGATTGTGATCATGAAGGTGGCCAATCACCTAGACACCGTCCTGCCCCTGCTCGAAAAGCTCGGTCTCTTGCAGCAGACTTTTATGGTTAGCAATTCTTCGACGGATAAGCAGCAGACTCTGCTGGGCCTCGATGGAATCACACCAGAAACCAAGCTGCCTTATTTTACTACCTTCCTCGTGAAAAAGAAGATTTTTTAA
- a CDS encoding cobalt-precorrin-4 methyltransferase, whose protein sequence is MSKVHFVGAGPGDVELITLKGYKQLSEADVVIYAGSLVNPDLLNYCKEGAEIHDSASMHLMEIIDVMEAGVKAGKDVVRLQTGDFSIYGSIREQIEEMKKRDIEFDCTPGVSSFLGAASSIGAEYTVPEVSQSLIITRMAGRTPVPDRESLKSYAQHRTSMAIFLSVQGIEKVVSELIEGGYPPETPVAVIYKATWPDEKKVFGDLTNIAEKVKEAKIRKTALILVGDFLGQEFYYSKLYHADFQHEFRRGKSSHAK, encoded by the coding sequence ATGTCCAAAGTACATTTTGTTGGAGCAGGCCCAGGTGATGTGGAGCTGATTACGCTCAAAGGTTACAAGCAGCTGTCTGAGGCTGATGTGGTCATTTACGCAGGCTCCTTGGTCAATCCAGACTTGCTGAACTACTGTAAGGAAGGGGCTGAGATTCATGATAGCGCCAGCATGCACTTGATGGAAATCATCGATGTCATGGAGGCTGGAGTCAAGGCTGGTAAAGATGTGGTTCGCCTGCAGACGGGAGATTTCTCCATCTACGGCTCCATTCGAGAGCAGATCGAAGAAATGAAGAAGCGCGACATTGAGTTTGACTGTACGCCGGGCGTCAGCTCTTTTCTGGGAGCTGCTTCCAGTATCGGGGCGGAGTATACTGTACCAGAGGTTTCTCAAAGCCTCATCATCACTCGGATGGCTGGCCGGACGCCTGTGCCAGATCGGGAATCCCTGAAAAGCTATGCTCAGCATCGGACCTCTATGGCCATCTTCCTATCCGTTCAAGGCATTGAAAAGGTCGTCAGTGAGCTGATAGAGGGTGGCTATCCTCCAGAAACGCCTGTGGCTGTCATTTACAAGGCTACTTGGCCGGATGAAAAGAAGGTCTTTGGCGATTTGACAAATATTGCTGAGAAGGTCAAGGAAGCTAAGATTAGAAAGACAGCTTTGATTTTGGTCGGTGACTTTTTAGGTCAGGAATTCTACTATTCTAAGCTCTACCATGCAGATTTTCAGCATGAGTTCAGACGGGGGAAGAGCAGCCATGCTAAGTGA
- the cobK gene encoding precorrin-6A reductase has protein sequence MMKLLLGGTSDSTAILEVLDRLKIDVTSSVVTDYGRHLASKYGQPVIQGRLTAEDMVAFIKENDVDEIIDATHPFADIVSKEAIRAAEMAGVSYLRFERQATLDLSGAIVVHSTQEAIDEIAKRGYKTVYLGTGSKTLPLFVNGLPEQRIVVRVLPTSEVLLACEQLGLVADQIDAIKAPFSKECNKELLLRSGADVFVSKESGTVGGIREKIDGCQELGMDCIIISRPIVSYPQMVSSLEELEAYLTK, from the coding sequence ATGATGAAATTACTGCTGGGAGGGACATCCGACAGCACCGCTATTTTAGAAGTGCTTGACCGATTAAAGATTGATGTGACCAGCTCTGTTGTCACAGACTACGGCCGGCACTTGGCTTCCAAATACGGCCAGCCGGTCATTCAGGGCCGGCTGACAGCCGAAGACATGGTTGCCTTTATCAAAGAGAATGATGTGGATGAAATCATTGATGCGACCCATCCTTTTGCGGACATTGTGTCCAAGGAAGCCATTCGGGCGGCAGAGATGGCCGGTGTATCTTACCTGCGCTTTGAGCGTCAGGCGACCTTGGATTTGAGCGGGGCCATCGTGGTGCATTCGACCCAAGAAGCAATTGATGAGATTGCCAAGCGCGGCTACAAGACAGTCTATCTGGGAACAGGCAGCAAGACCTTGCCGCTCTTTGTCAATGGTCTGCCAGAGCAGCGGATTGTTGTTCGCGTTCTGCCGACTTCGGAAGTGCTTCTGGCTTGTGAGCAGCTGGGACTGGTAGCGGATCAGATTGATGCGATCAAGGCTCCATTTTCCAAAGAGTGCAATAAAGAGCTCTTGCTGCGCTCGGGAGCAGACGTCTTTGTTTCCAAGGAAAGCGGTACTGTTGGCGGTATTCGTGAAAAGATTGACGGCTGCCAAGAGCTGGGGATGGACTGCATTATCATCTCTCGGCCAATTGTGTCCTATCCGCAGATGGTTTCTAGTTTAGAAGAGCTAGAAGCTTATCTGACAAAATAG